The following nucleotide sequence is from Leopardus geoffroyi isolate Oge1 chromosome A1, O.geoffroyi_Oge1_pat1.0, whole genome shotgun sequence.
CTATCAGAAAGGAAGACCTTTCCTAACCAACTACCTAACAGAGCAACCCTCCTGGATACGGTATTACCTCCTGATACGTTACATATTTCCCGGCTACTGTTTATCCCTCTCCCTGCACCCATTAGAATGGAAGTTCCACGAAAACAGGGACATGTCAGGgccatgtgttttttgtttttttgtttttcttttttctttcttttttttttttttttagttttagtgtCTAGAATACTTTCCACCAGGCGCTTTGtagatatttgctgaataatTGACAAAACAAGAACTCAGGGCAGAAAAGAATATGAGCTTAAAGTCTAACAAGAGTGTTGACATTGAGCAAAATTCTGCGTGGAAAGAAGAAATGCCAGGAAAAGGCCTAAAATTCACGTTTCTGGAAAGCAGATtgtaccccctgccccccctacccccaccccatctctcacTTTTTAAACAGAGTCAAAGGCCTCAAGGGCCATTTGCCTGCCCACCGCTGCTTGCCCCTCCTAGGGCCACATGTCAAGATATTTGTCCGGAAAATCGCCATTATTATGGTGACATTTAAAGGTGTTTACCTGTCTGCTTTTGGTGTAGCGCCAAATCTTCTGGGGACATTCAATGGACTCACAGACTTTTTGGAGGGACTTGTGATGTGGACCCCTGCGGACCATCCTAGGGAAAAATCAAAGACCCACCGTTCAGAACCACACCCACAGCCCTAGAGAGGAGGACAGATTTCTGTCTGCCGGAGACGGTTGGGCGCCCCCTCGGAAGTGCGGCAGCCAGAGACCCACGACCCGCCGGCCCTCCCCCGCCTCCGTCCGCTCCCGGGCGTCCGAGAGTCCCCGGCGCGCggccgccctccccgccccgggccccTCGCCCGCGCCAACCCCTGCCCACAGCGGCGAGGTCAGGGGGGCCGGCTCCGGGAgcaggggccggggtgggggtggggtgggaccgAGCACTCCCCGGGAGAGGACAAGGCTCGGCGCCAGCCTCGCCTCGCCCCGAGAGGCCGGGAGCGCGAGGACGCCGGGGCCCGCAGCCCGCCCGGTGCGCTTGCTGTTCGCCAGAGGGCAACTGGTGCttgggggccgggggggaggggggcagggggcgcctCCAACTTCCCAGGCTCTCCCGACCTGCCTTTGCCTAGCAGGATGCCCTCGAACTTGCCCAAATCGAACAATAAGCCCCAGCAACTCCTCGGCGTGACCCCTCTCCGCCTCCCCCTCAATCCTGTTTTCCAGGGACTAAGACGAGAAGCAGCCGTTCCGGATTCGCCGGTTGCAGCCACCGGACAGACCGAGCGGCTGCTAGCTCCCTTTGGGGAGCGCGAAAGTGAAGCCTAATTGACAACTGGTTTGCAGCACAAACAGCTGAAGGGTCTTGCCTGGGGCCTCTCTCGGTGCGTCCACCGAAGGAAACGTCGCCTGGAGGGGGCGCCTGCTGCGCGGCTGGGACCGTCCTGGGAGCGGcccaaggaaagagaaagcaaggtcGGGAGAAAAACACTCATGAAGAGTACCTTTTAGGTGTAGTGAAGTTCCCTTCAGAACCAGGACGAAGCAGACATTTACAGAGCCTCAGGGAGAAGAGCCCAGACTCGGCTCTTTGCTTAGCAACATAAAGTGTTCATAAAACCATTAAGTGAAAACGCACAATAAAAGACAGGTGATACCAAAGTACAGGGATACTGCTGCGTCCCATTATTGAAATGCTTGATGGctaaatggagagagagagagagagaagagagagagagagagagagtcttgcTTCTAGATATGTCTTTGCAGGAAGATACCAAACATTCTCTTGGGAATGAATGGAAATGATGCTGTTGGTACATTAAGTTCAGTCTAATTCTGTTACTAATTTGTGGTGTGGGCATTCTAAGACGGCCAAAGTGGTTAGCCTTgattttttatgaatttattcttTCCAAAGATATTAAGTACTATAAAGCTCTTCATGCACACATCCATCGGCTTTTTGTATCGTTTTGTGACTATTTTCCCTCTATTCCTGCCCTTTTCTAACTCAAAGAAAGGCAAAGGCAGGGAAAACGATGACATGGTGGGGAGGGTAAAAAAACTGATAATATTGAAATCTTGCCCCAGGGTCTTTTGGAACCAgcaacaattaaaatataagagCAGCTGAGTGCATCATTGCTATTCTAGCTCTCAAGAAAAATTTAACAAACTTTGCAAGCACTTCTCCAAGACTTGCCAGGAGAATTAGACTGGATGGTGGAATTgctatgattttattaaaattggtACAACCAATAGCCATAAACCATTAGTTGCACCACTAAGGTATAGATACGtgtaggaaagaatgaaaaatatatgcaacacggtaaaaaaaaaaagtatgtaggtatattctttttgaaaatcaaaatgccCAGCTGTTGCATCCGTAGTATATGTATAGAAAAGGGACTTCACTAAATTAAATTCCTATATGTACTTAAAGGGACCAGTAATGTTTGCGTGGTGTAATTTCTTAGCAGGCCGCCAGAGGGCGCCCAGGTTTGGTTCCTACAAAACAAGTTGTAGTTCAAAAGGCTCCGTGAGACTCAGCCCGTGACTGTTTCAACGCTTGGCCGTCTCCTTCCTGGAAGGTGGCACGGACATGCAGGGCTGGTAACCCTAGGCCCACTGATGTGAACTCGAAGACGTCCGGGCTAATGCCCGCTGCTGGCTTAGACAGTCTTGGATCTTGTTTTCTGTTGTGGTTTGCTGCTGAGGAGGAGGAagttccttctcccctctctcccagcttATCCACCTGCAAGGGCTCTTCCGGTGCTGCTGATCGACAGCACTACCTGGAAAAGTGTAATTACAGCCTAATGAATAGGTAGGTATGAATGGGAGGGGGCGTCCacccacaaatgagtgaaatcagtTCTACATAATCAAAAGAACTTTGTCATGTGTTCTAAAATTTAACGTTCTGAATAAATACTggaattccttttattttcaaatacatatctGAATACCTATCCTTTTATATTCAAATACACATCTGAATCTTTTTAGCCTTGTTTACTGTGACTCACTGTATTATTTATTGCTGTTACAAATAACACCCaaatttagtgggtttttttaatgtttatttattttgagagagagtgtgtgtgtgtatgtggagggagagagagagcgagagcaagagtgagaaagagagagagagagagagagagagagagagagagaaccccaagcaggctcccccactgtcagcagagagccggatatGGTCTCAAATTcactaaccatgaaatcatgacctgagccgaagtctagaGTActgtgagctcacgacctgagccgaaatcgagagtgggaggcgtaaccgactgagtcacccaagcccccccccccccccccagtttttgtgttttaaaacaataataaacactGCTTATCTTGCAGCTTCTATAGGTCAGGAGTTCAGGCGTGATTTAGCTTGGGACCTTTCTCGTGAAGCTGTCAGAATGTTAAGCCGCGTCTGTAATCATCTGAATCCGGCCGGGCTGGGGGGGCACTTCCGAGAAGCTCATTCATATGTGCGCTGGTAGGAGGCCTCAATTCCTCACCCCGTGGACCTCATCCTAGGGCTGTTTTGAGTGGCCCGGTGATAGGAAGCTGGTATTCCCCAGAGCGAGAAAGCCAATAGACAGCAAGGTAGAAGGCACAGCATCTTTCATGACCTCGCTTCGGAAGTCACACACCATCATTCCCTCAACACCAGCCATATtcagggtgggagggagcggaCTACCCAGGGGTGTGAGTATCAGGAAGTAGGGGGTCCTCCAAGACCCTCTTGGATGCTGTCTACAACTGGCCTTGTTTTCCGAATGCAGATCTAAGTCTCTTTCAAATGGACATTTTACCTTGTTTACTGTTATTCTTCCTGTTTGGAAAATGTGTACTTGAGCCACTTTTTAAACGTATACCGGAAGTTTACTTCCCTATGAGTACAAaggcctccctcctcccgccgatcagaaaacaatttctaaagaggtgtgtgttggggaatgtgtgtgtgtcctgtcTGTAATAATACAGTGCGCATATGGTATCTCACAACTATAAAAACCGATGTGTTAGGGAGAAGTTGTCTGATGGGGAATGCTCTCGTTTCAACATTCAGACTTGCTAGCAAatgacaaattaataaaattcaataaaggTTATTCAGGGAGTTACTGGGTCACTTTGCTTCATAATTAATAATCCCAAGAATTTTTTTGCATGGCCTGACACTAGCCGTCTGTGAATGGTACCCGGGATGATTCTTACATTCTCTTTTCACAAATAAGGGCTCTAAGGCAGAGCAGCTTTAGGCAACTTCAGGACTGGAGACTGGCTGAGTATTTATAGTTCCAACCCACAATGACCTTGGATGCCATTAAAAAGTTAATAGGAGACTGACTCTCGCTCAGAAAACAGCCTCCACTTCTGTCACAGCAGAGACAGTGCCCAGGCATCAAAGAGCTATGTCATTGATCCCCACACAGGATGGATGCTGCGACAGTTCCAACAGTGTCCCTTGGCTTCGGAAACGTACCTGTTTGCAATGCCCTTCGCAATGACCTTTAGGGGGAAAGGACCTGAAAGGGTAACCCAGGCCAAGAGATTTTCTTTGTGCCGAGAAAGTCAAGCTTAACGAACATCCGGGGAATctggttgtttcttctgtttcttctttcttctcaacACTAGGTCTCCACATCTtctatacaggggcgcctggttggcttagtcagtgaagcatgagactcttcatcttggggttgtgagtttgagctctatgtTGGCAGTAGAGGTtccctaataaaaataattaggggtgcctgggtggctcagtcgattaagtgtccaccTTGGGCTCAGTCACGATCTCCCCATTAATTTGAGACCCACATCATTTgagacctgcttcagatcctctgtctccctcactgcccctcccccgcttgtgctctttctttcaaaaataaacataaaaaataaaaaaaaattaatgtttgtttttgagagagagagtgagcatgaaagggggaggggcagagagagagagagggaaacacagaatccgaggcaggctccaggctctgagccatcagcacagaacctgacccagggcttgaacccacaaaccgcgagatcatgacctgaggtgaagtcggaagcttaatgaactgagccacccaggcaccaccccccccaaaatttttttttaagttaaaaaaaaaagactagtaaCAAAGATATTCTGTGGGGGATGGAAGTAAGCCAAGTTCCACCCAAACCATCCACCTTGGTACCCATTCTAGGACAGTTTATCTTAGTTATTAGGAACATATGGCTTTTGGAGGTAGAGAGACTTGAATATAAATTCTGTCACTTCTCATTGGCTATGTGACCCTGGGCGCTGTATTTGATCTCTCTAAGGCTCAATTTGGAATTGAggatatgaatatgaatataattatatGGAACATAAAGATAATTATATTGTCTGTggaatatgaagaaaattatatttatcttcCTGGGCAGTTGTGATGtgatagatctatctatctatctatctatctctccaaAATCCAACATGACATTACATAGGATTTTTctcaaaaaactgaataaactctGGGAAAAATTAGGGCAGTGAGAATATGTGATGTCCCAAATTTAGGTCCTCCACATGCTGGCATTTCAGGATCCCCAGAATCATGGCCAGGTTCCCACCTGCTCACCACAAAGCAAAGTCTGTTAGTTCACACGTCCTGCCCACACATAAAGCTCCTAATCAAACAGCCAAgtcccttatttaaaaaatgtgaacaaataaGCAAGAATCATAAAGAAAGCCTGcagcacaaaagagaaagagataattcacaacaaacagaaaacagaaataattcaggagacagaaaagaacaacaacaaacaatacCCTCTAATTAACATCCTCAGAGAAATTCACAAAGGCAGAACAGCTATAAAGGATGAcatgaaattaacaaaaaataaacagagctcTTGGAGATggaacaattttaattaaaaaccttATAAATTGAAggattggaaaataaaatggggacaTTTTGCAGAACAAATTTTcttatacaacaaaataaaaaattgaaaagattagACACTTAAAGAATCAGTCTAGGAACCAAGCTCTGATTGACAGTAGctcaaaagagagagaacagagaaaatggaggagaggaaattatgaaagaaatataacaaataatttcCCTGAGATGAAGGGATGTCTTCAAGCTAAATGCTATATTGAGTGTTGAGCCCAGTAAATGCAAAAAGTCCCATACTAGGACACCTCAGGTATTTCACTATTACATACCAGAAAAGACAATGTGTCTTAGCATGGGTCACATTTAGTAAAACGTCAGAACGCTGaagataaagaaaactaaaacaccccaataaagaaaaatattagtatCAGTCCCAGGAACTATACGCTAAGTACCAGGAATTCTTCAAAGCACTACTCTATTAAATCATTGAATCGTTAACAACAGCCCTATGAGTAGATGCTATCATCATTCCTgcttcacagacaaggaaactgaagtcaCAGAGTCAGCAAACAGTAAAAGAGCCAAGGTGGAAACTCGCCAGTCTACTGGCAGGGCCCACTCCCTTAACCACTACACACACACCCTCGCAACACTTCACCCTCACGAGGGCGGTGCAGCCTTCTCCGGCAA
It contains:
- the LOC123607989 gene encoding collagen alpha-1(I) chain-like, which encodes MVTFLSPAFYHLSPSPSLASPSLTPSQSPPAPSTFLHLSPVRAILSAGMLPLPSPTRLMPPILKDSDQCRFLRAPPSFSSIRTYHRTLDAHLGALIKLLLANCSALDPVYSPFTRRPRGGQISVCRRRLGAPSEVRQPETHDPPALPRLRPLPGVRESPARGRPPRPGPLARANPCPQRRGQGGRLREQGPGWGWGGTEHSPGEDKARRQPRLAPRGREREDAGARSPPGALAVRQRATGAWGPGGRGAGGASNFPGSPDLPLPSRMPSNLPKSNNKPQQLLGVTPLRLPLNPVFQGLRREAAVPDSPVAATGQTERLLAPFGERESEA